One segment of Candidatus Gracilibacteria bacterium DNA contains the following:
- a CDS encoding hydrolase: protein MNLPTEQQAHDLIEKYSSSTQQHLYQVGAIMKYFAAKLGEDTHYWWLVGVLHDIDWDHIEKDGSKHMKDDFESILSEIDAPSELLGDIRAHGFFLDGIEEEPNTLVRKYINAVDELSGFIWAYFRMIPSEDVMDIKAKSIKKKLKDKGFAAGVDREHTMNCETMLDIPLDDFIEDIKYALKESDRTWIK from the coding sequence ATGAATCTCCCAACAGAGCAACAAGCTCATGACCTCATAGAAAAATATTCAAGTTCTACGCAACAGCATCTTTATCAAGTTTGAGCTATTATGAAGTATTTCGCAGCAAAACTTTGAGAAGACACACATTATTGGTGGCTTGTTTGAGTATTGCACGATATAGATTGGGACCATATTGAAAAGGATGGGAGTAAGCATATGAAGGATGATTTTGAATCAATACTTTCAGAAATAGACGCTCCATCAGAGTTACTAGGAGATATAAGAGCTCATGGTTTTTTTCTTGATGGTATCGAAGAAGAACCAAACACACTTGTAAGAAAATATATAAATGCAGTAGATGAACTCTCAGGATTTATTTGGGCATATTTTCGAATGATTCCAAGCGAAGATGTTATGGATATCAAAGCTAAATCTATAAAGAAGAAACTTAAAGATAAGTGATTTGCAGCAGGAGTAGATAGAGAACATACGATGAATTGTGAAACCATGCTTGATATTCCACTGGACGATTTTATAGAAGATATTAAATATGCACTCAAAGAGAGTGACAGGACCTGGATAAAGTAA